In Campylobacter porcelli, the sequence TCTGCGTCTTTGCTTAATATAATTGTATTTGCTAAATCCCTTGGACCTTTGGTTAGCTCATCTTGAGTAGAAGAGAGTAGGTTGTCATATATTTTTTCAATACCTTTTACCCCTTCAACCTTGGTAATCCCATCAATCTCTATCTTTTTTATATAGCCAATAGTTGGAGTTAGAGCATCACTTGCCATATATAGCCTTTTCTCTCCGCTTTCTACTATACTCATTCCTTGAGTGGAGACTATACCTGTTTTTGGATCTTGATATGCGATAAAAACTTTGCTTCTATATAGCTTTCTAGCTAACTCTTTTAGATATGCAGCACCCTTAGCGTCAATCTCATATGAGAGGGTAACTAACCCCTTTTTGGCTAAGATTTTTCGAATTTTTTTAGGATCATCGCCACTATATAGAGTATATAGCTTTATAAATAGCTCTTTTTTATTTGGATCGATATTTCTAGTATCAACCATAGCTTTAAATAGCTTTTGGCTACTTGCTAGGTTAAATCCATCTTGGCTTAAGATAGATCCACGCATTGCACTTGTGTAGTCGCTACTTTGGAGTTTTGGAAGTCTTCTTTCTATACTGGAGCGATAAAATATAACCGTTAAAAATATAAAAATACCAAGTATTATTAATACAAATACTATATAAACCTTACTTTGGCTACTATTTTGATTCATTATAGCTGTGTTCTTGCTATCTCTTTATATGCACTTATAGCTTTATTTCTAACCTCTAGCATTAATTTCATACTAGTCTCTGCTTTGCCGATTGCTATTGCTGCTTGGTGGAGATCCTTTACCTCTCCTGTGGCTAGATCAGCTACAGCTTTATCAGCTTTTTGCTGGACATCATTTAACTCGCCTAGAGTTTTATTTAATATATCAGAAAAGCTTTGGTCTGTTAAATTTGTATTTTTACTATTTTTTTGCTCTATTTGGTTTAAATTTGATATGTTATTAATATTCATCTAAATTATCCTTTCATCATATCAATTGCACTTGTTGCGATTGCTTTTGCGCTTTGGAATGCCGATACATTAGCTTGATATGCTCTTGTGGCTTCTATTAAATCTGCCATCTCAATTACTGGATTTATATTTGGTAGCATTACATAGCCCTTATCATTAGCATCTGGGTGAGTAGGGTCAAATTTTATTTTAAAATCCTTATCATCACGGACAATCTTATCTACTATCACAGTTGAGATCGCAGGTTTTGGAAATCTTGGTGCATCTATATCATCTAATGGATTTTCGTTTTCTAAAAAATCATTTTTAGCATTTATTTGATTATTTAACTCTTTGTCAAATTCAATCTCTTTAAATACAACTTCTTTGCGACGATATGGACCACCTTCAGCTGTTCTTGTGGTGTGAGCGTTAGCGATATTTGAGCTAATTACGCTCATTCTAAATCGTTGAGCACTAAGACCATATCCGCTAATATCAAAATCACTTAAATATGCCATCACTTATCCTTTAGATTTTTGAGCTTGCGTCTATCACGCTTTTAAATATATCGCCATGCTTTTTACTAGCTGAATCTAGAGCTTGAATCATTAAAACATTCTTACTCATTTCGCTTGTTTCAATATCCAAGTCCACGGTATTAGCGTCATTTCTAGCCATATGGCCATCTCTTAGATATATGGTTGGTATCTTTGATGATGGAAAATCAATAGCCTCAAAATGTTTATCATTTGTCCTAGCTAACTCTAGCTTTGGCTCGTTTGCGCCTAGCTTATAGATCTCTTTTCTTTTTTCTATCAAAGCAGTTTCAAAATCAATATCTTTGGCTTTATAAAATGGAGTATCGATGTTTGCGATATTACTGGCGATTAGTTGGTTGCGAGTAACCCTACTACTAAGAGCAGAATCAACTAGTTGCTTTGATTTGCTAGTGCTAAAACCTGCATACATCTGATATCCTTTTAAATTTATTAGGCTGATTAAGCAAAATTTATTCCAAATTTGGCTCTAAATCACTAAATTTCTCAAATCCACTAGGTTGATTTGACTTAATATTTAAAATAGCCAAAAACTCATCTCTAGATATATTCTTTGCTCCTAAAAACTCAAGATGAGGATTCATAACCTGTGCATCAATGATAAAATCATACTTTGATAAAGCTTTAGCTAGAGTTACCAAGGCAACTTTAGAGGCATTTTTGCCCTTGCTTATCATGCTCTCACCGCAAAAAACCTTACCAAATATCAACCCATAAAGCCCACCAATAAGCTCATCTTTATAATAGATCTCCACGCTGTGAGCATAGCCAAGATCGTGCATTTTAATATAGCTATCTACGACATTTTGGTCTATCCAAGTTGGCTCTTTAAGCTCTCTTTGTATTTTGCAAAAATTTATAAAATTTGCAAAATTATAATCAAATTTAACTCTATAATCCCTTAAAAACGCTCTTAAACTCTTTTGAATTTTAACATTTTGCGGGTAGAATATCGCACGAGGATCGGGGCTATGCCAAAATATCGCTCCATCACAAGGCCAAGGGAATATACCATGCGTATAAGCATCAATTAAAATTTCGCTACTTAGATCGCCACCATAAGCTAGTGGCGTATCTTTTGGTGCTTTAGATGGATCTGGAAAGATGGATTTCATAGGCTATTTTTACTAAATTTAAACTCACCATTATCAAAATCAATGCTAACATCGCCGCCATTTTTTAAATCACCAAAAAGAAGCTCTTTTGATAGCTTGAGATTTATATTATCCTTAATGGTGCGTTTGAGATTTCTAGCGCCAAATTCGCTACTATAGCCTAGATTTATAAGCTCATTTATAGCTTTTTTGCTTAGGGAAATTTTAACTTTTTTAGCTGATATTTCTAGCTCTTTTATCTCTTTTTGGACTATTTTTTCAAGCACTTCGTGGCTTAAAGAGTTGAAATTTATAATCTTATCAATTCTGTTTCTAAACTCAGCGGTAAAAAATCCCTTCACAGCTCTATCAGTTTTATCGCTATCACTTTTATTAAAGCCCATAATCGGTGCTTCTTTGGTGCCTAAATTTGAGCTCATTATAATAATTGTGTTTTTAAAATCACTCTTATTTCCGCTCGCATCGCTTAGAGTTGCGTTATCAAAAATTTGTAAAAATATATTTAATAGCTCAGGGTGAGCCTTCTCAATCTCATCAAATAAAATCACGCTATATGGGTGCTTTTTTACCATATTTGTAAGCATACCGCCATTTTCAAATCCTATATATCCAGGAGGTGCCCCAATGAGCTTAGCTACGGCGTGTTTCTCCATATATTCGCTCATATCAAATCGCTCAAAATGGATATTTAAAGCATTTGCTAACTCTTTTGCTAACTCAGTTTTACCAACTCCGCTACTTCCTGTAAATAAAAATACCCCAATAGGTCTATTTGGCTCATTTAGCCCTGCGTATGATGTGATTAAAGCATCATTTAGGCTCTTTATAGCTAGGTCTTGACCAAATATTTTTTGGCTTAGCGTGGTGGTTAAATTTTTTAAAATTTGAGTGTTATCAGAGTTTGTTTGGATATTAGATAGATTTGCCATTTTAGAGACAATCTCATTTATTTTAGCTTTTGTTACGCTTTTTTTATGCTCGATATTTGTAGCGGCTCCAGCCTCATCGATTATATCTATAGCACTATCTGGCAGGAATTTATCACTTAAATATCGTTTAGCCATCTCTATACTTTGAGTTAGAATTTCATCACTATACTTTACGCTATGGAATTTCTCATAAGTTGGCCTTAAGCCTTTTAAAATTTCTAAAGTCTCTTCTTTGCTTGGTTCGGCTACATCAATTTTATTAAAACGGCGAAGTAGGGCTCTATCTTTATTAAAATTCCTAAACTCACTATAAGTAGTCGCACCAATACACCTAATATCCCCATTTGCTAGATGCGGCTTTAGGATATTTGCAGCGTCTTGACCATTGTCATTGCTACCTGTGTTTAGTATTGTGTGAATTTCATCTATAAAAATTATGTGATTTTTATTCTCTTTTAGGCGGTTTATTATCTCTTTTAATCTCTCTTCAAATTCACCCCTATATTTGGCTCCAGCTAAAATAGCAAATATATCTAAGCTAAAAATCACACTATCTTTTAATTTAGCTGGGACATTACCATCTACTATTCTTTGAGCTATTCCTTGGACTATAGCGGTTTTACCAACTCCTGCTTCGCCTACAAAAATTGGGTTATTTTTCTTATGGCGACATAGGATTTGTAGTGCTTTATCAATCTCTTTATCTCTATTTATTACTGGGTCTATTTGATTATTTTTTACTAATTCATTTAAATTTGTGGCTACAGATAGTAGATCATTGTCTTCTAAATTTAATCCGTGAAATTCAAATAATTGATATATTTGGGAGTTTTTATCAGCTAAAATTTCATCTAAAAATTCCTCTACTCCAAATCTCTCTTCTTCAGTGATATTAGAAAATAGTTCGCTAAGTTTATGAGTGAGTATCGGCGGCTTTTTCTCATTAGATTTTGGCGTATCTTTTAGCATATTTATTAGATCATTTCTAAGTGCTACTACATCGCTTATACCGATATTTTCTAAAAGTTTTATAAATTCCTTATCAAATGTCAATGTGTATAAGATATGCTCTGAGCTAATATACTCATGAGATTGAGATATGGCTAGGTCATTGGCTTGTTTTATTGACATTGCTAAATTTTGTTCTATCATTAATCCTCTTTTATAACGCATTTTAGCGGAAAGCCATTTGCTTTAGCAAGGCTTAGCGTTTGATTTTGTTTGGTTTGTGCGATCTCTTTGGTGTAAATTCCACAGACCGCACTTCCGTTTTTATGAATTTGCATCATTAAATTTACAGCTTGGCTTAGCTCTTTATTGAAAATTTCGCAAAGCACCATAACTACAAAATCCATAGTGGTAACGTCATCGTTTAATAAAATCACCTTAAAAAGAGTTGGTTTAAACTCTTTTAGCTTGGTTTTAGTATTAAGCGTTCTTTTAGTTTGCATTTAAAATCTTATCTATATCTTGGCTAATTGTGTTGGTGCTAACCTCTCCTAGGTAGAATTTATTCCCAACTACTGTGCCATCTATATTATCACTTAGACTTTGGTATATTCCATCTTTTAAAACCACTTTAAAAGGGATAGAAAGGGCTCTATTGTAGTTAATATCATTTAGAATTTGATCTACAATTTTGCTATTCTCTTTTGAATTTGCTATGAAATAATAGGCGTTATATTTTTTGCTAAAGTTCTCTAGCACATACTCATCGCTTACATCTTCAAAGTGAATTAGCCCAATTAACATAAATTTATCTGCATTCTTAAGCTGAAAATCCATAAGGTGTGGGGCTTCTTTTTGACATGGGGCGCAGTATGTACCAAATATATCAAGCATTAGAATTTTATCGCTATCTTTGAGCTTAAATCCATTTTCTGTGCGTATTAGCGTGGCTTTAGTGCCAATTATGCTAGTTAGCTCTATCTCATCTGCGGTTTTATACTGCTCTGATTGGCTTGTTTGAGTATTTGATTCATCTTTACTACACCCATTAAGTAGCAAAAACGCCGTTAGAAATAGGGTTATAAATTTAATATTTTTCATATTTTTCCTTTATATGTATCTTTTTAGGGCTGCTCTAGCTTCTAAATTTGCTTGTTTTTCTTTCAATGCTTCTCTTTTGTCGTGGAGATTTTTACCTTTGGCTAAAGCTATATTAGCTTTTACTATATTTTTATTATTTAAATATAGACTTAAAACCACGATAGTAAGGCCATCGGTGCTGACTTTACCAAGGAGCTTATCGATTTGTTTGCGGTGCATAAGTAGCTTTCTAGGCGCTCTCTCATCAGGGCGAAAGTGTGAGTGAGCGGTTTGGAGATGACTGATGTGAGCATTTAATAAAAACAGCTCACCACGAATTATTCGCACAAAGCTATCTTTTAAATTCGCTCTACCAGCACGAAGTGCCTTAACCTCGCTACCTTGTAACACTATACCAGCTTCAAAGCTCTCAATGATGGTATAATCATGAAATGCTTTTTTATTTTTTGCTAAATCTTTTCCCATTTTAATACTTTTATTATTTATAAGCTTAGGATTATAGCTAAAGATTGTGAATTTAGTTTGAATAAGAGTGCTTTATGGCACTCCTATAGCTTATTTTTTATAATTTTTGACAAATTCAGCAATGCGCTCAATACCGATTTTTAAGCTATCTATATCACACGCAAAGCTAAGTCTAAAGTATCCATCCATACCAAATCCCACTCCAGGCACAGTGGCTACTAAGGCTTTTTCTAATAATTCTTGGCAAAATTTCATTGAGTTAGGCTCGACATTTTTACAATTGATAAATAGATAAAATGCGCCATCAGGGCAGACTACGCTTAGATTTTCTATGCTATTTATAGCACTTACTGCGTAATCTCTACGCTCTATAAATTTACTTTTCATATACTTTATATCATTATCAGCTTTTCCTAAAAGTGCTGGGATAGCACCAGCTTGAACGATACTTGAGATATTGCTCGTACTTTGGCTTTGGAGCTTTCTAAGGGCTTTATTTAGCTCATCAATGCTACTTGCCATATAGCCAAATCTCCAGCCTGGCATTGCGCCACACTTGCTAAGTCCATTTATGGTAATTGTCCTTTTAAACATATCATCGCTAATTGACGCTGAGGCGATGAATTCGCCATTGTAGGTTAATTTTTCATAAATTTCATCACTTATTACTAGGATTTGGCTCCCTTTTAACACTTCGCTAATCTCCTCAAGCTCAGCTTTACTATATACGCCACCACATGGGTTGCTTGGGCTATTTATGACAATTGCTCTAGTTTTTGAGGTTATGGCTGATTTTATCTGATTAGCAGTTAATTTAAATTTATTATCTTCACTAGTTTCTATGATAACTGGAACTCCACCGCAATATTTGACAATTTCAGGATAGCTTACCCAGTATGGAGATGGGATAATAACTTCATCGCCGTGGTTTATAATACAAGAAAATAGGTTAAATAAAGAGTGTTTAGCACCCACATTTGTGATTATTTGGCTTGGTTTATAATCTAGATTATTATCTCTTTTTAGTTTTGTAGCAATAGCCTCTAATACCTCAGGTGTGCCAGGAACTGGAGTGTATTTACCACAACCCTTATCTAATGCTGATTTTACCGCATTTTTGATAACTTCAGGTGTATCAAAATCAGGCTCACCAGCACTAAAGCTAATGACATCAAGCCCAGCTGCTTTCATCTCTTTGGCTTTTGAGCTAATTGCTATTGTGATACTTTCGCTTAGGACAGAAATTCTTTGAGATAGTAACATTTTTTACTCCTTGATTGATTTTATATACTCTTGATATTTTTTGTCTAATACTATTTTAGAATCGCCGCAAGATTCGAGATTTTCCACCCTTTTTATTAGATATATTAGCAACTCTTTTGTAATATCAGGTAGTTTGTTGTGCTCTAATGGGCGAGTGTTGCCACTAACACATTTAGCTGGAATTCCAACGGCTGTAGAGTTAGGTGGGACATCTTTTACCACTACTGAATTAGCACCTATCTTAGAGCCTTTACCAATAGTTATATTTCCTAAAATTTTTGCCCCAGCACCAACTACAACTCCATCTTCTAAAGTAGGGTGCCTTTTGCCTTTATCTAAGCTTACACCACCTAGAGTTACACCTTGATATATTAAGCAATCATCGCCAATTACTGCTGTTTCTCCGATTACAACTCCAGTTGCATGATCGATAAAAACGCGTCTGCCAACCACAGCTGCAGGATGTAGATCAACTCTAGTTAGAAAGTTGCTAATACCAGCTAGTATTCTAGCTAATTTATGCCATTTTTTAACCCATAAAGCATGGATAAATCTATGATTGATCACAGCCCATACACCAGGATAGTTAAATATCAGATCTACGCAACTACGATATGCTGGATCTTGAGATTTTGGTTGTGATAGATCTTCTATTATTGTTTTTAAAATTCCCATTCTTAGCCTATAGTTTTTAAATAGCCATTATCGTTTAAAAATAGATATAACTCACCTAGGATATGTTTTTTTTGTTTCTCATCTACTAAGGTTGAGTTTTCTATCCTTTCATTTAAAGTATCTCTAATGGAGTGTATATCATAATCTAAATCTTCTAATATATCTATAACAGATTGTGATTCTAAGATATTTTTTATCTCATAATTGCCATTTTCATTAAGGATAATTGTAGCTTCAGTCGGATGGGTAAAGAGATTATGCTTCATTCCAAGCACCTCTTGATACGCTCCAACAAGGAAAAATCCTAAGAAATAATCCTCTTTTTCTAAATCCACATCATGTAAAAATAGAGGATTTTTAGTCGCATCAAAGCTGATTTCACCATCACTATCGCAAGTAATATCCCAAATAGAAGCAGACAAAGTAGGGCGCTCATCAAGTCTATCAAGAGGCATTATAGGGAAGTTTTGCCCAAGACCCCAAAAGTCAGGCAGGCTTTGAAACATAGAAAAATTCACTAGATATCTCTCTTGGACCTCTTCTTGAATTTTTAAAAGCTCAGCGTAATTTTGCTTATTACCTAAAAGCGAGATCGCTTTTTTCATGATTAGATGGACTAAAATTTCGCTATTTGATCTATCTTGAAGATCTACATAACCTAAGTCAAATAGGGTTAAAACGCTCTCCATATGATCTATTGCATCATGAAGATACTCTATAGCGTTGCTTGGTTTTATACTCCTATATAAGTCATATAATTCGCTAATTAAAGGGGGATTATTTTTTTTTAATATCAATTTTTCTTCTGTATATTCTTGGCTAAATAGCTCAAGCACTGGAGCTACCAAGACAGCGTGAGAAGCAGCAATATATCTACCGCTTTCTATAAATATATCAGGTTCAATCTCATTTTTTTGATTTGCTATAGTTTTTAGTAAGAATACAACATCATTTGCATACTCTTTTAGAGTGTAATTTCTACTTGGATTTTCCTTAAATTGCGAATACTCTATAGCCAAACCGCCACCTAAATTTATAGCTTTTAGGGATTTTGCTCCCATTTTACGAAGTTCTGCGTATATGTTTCCAGCTTCTATAAGAGCTTTTTTAAGTGGGTGAATTTCATCAATTTGACTTCCAATATGGAAGTGAATCATTGTAAATTGTTCTATTAGGTTATTCTCTTTTAGTAAATTTACTGCTTCAATTAGCTCAGTTGATGTTAATCCAAATTTGGAATTTATCCCACCGCTTTTAGCCCAAACTCCAGTCCCACTACTATGAAGTCTAATTCTAAGTCCGATATTTGGCTTTGGCTTAAATCTCTCTTTGGCAGTGGAGATTATCGATTTTAGCTCATTTAATCCCTCAATTGTAAGAGTGATATTATGCCCCATTTCAGCAGCGATAAAGCCAATATCGATTAGCTCATTATCCTTAAATCCATTTACGGTAATTGGCGCACCATAGTTATTATACGCCATAGCTAGGAGCAATTCAGCCTTTGAACCAGCCTCTAAGCCATAGCCATAACTCTGGCCGATTTTAACTAAATTTTCTACAAAGCCTGGATATTGATTGACTTTTAGTGGATATACAGCATTAAAACTTCCACTATATCCAAACTCCTTTTTGGCTCTTTCAAAACTAGAATAGACTTGGACAATTTGCTTTTTTATAAGATGTGGAAATCTAAGGAGTAAAGGCCCTCTATAGCCATCATTTCTAATCTCTTTTACTATATCGATTAATGCTGGTTTTAAGTCGCTATTTAGACAGACCTTACCGCTATCAATTATAAAATTTGAATCACCCCAAAGGCTAAGTCCATAGTCATTTGTCATATTTTGCTCCCTAAATCATCTATAGATATTCGTTTTTCACTCTTATCATTTAGGTTTTTATACCAAATTTGATTTTGGCTAAACTCATCATCGCCAAGACACAAAAATATCTCAAACCCTCTTTTATCGGCTATATTTAGGTGCTTATTTGGGCTTTTGGCTTCATATGAAATCTCTGTTATATGGTGCTTTCTTAGCTTTTGAGCGATTTTGTAGATTTCATCTATTAAATTTGGATTTAAAGCACATATATAAATCCCTTGACGGCTATTTTGTGGCTCTTTTTGCTTTAAAATTTCCATAATTCTCTCAATTCCCATAGCCCAGCCCACTGCTGCAGTAGGTTTGCCACCTAGATACTCACAAAGTTTATCATATCGCCCACCACCTGCTACAGCACTTTGAGAGCCAATCTCAGCACTTACAAATTCAAAAGCACTTTTGCAGTAGTAATCCAAACCTCTAACTAGCTTAGGGTCAATCTCAAACTCAACCCCATTTGCTCTTAAAATCTCTTGAAGTTTATTAAACTCATCTTGGCAAATTTGATTTAGATTATCTGTGATTAATGGCGCGTTTTTTAGGATATTTTGACAACTATCATTTTTACAATCAAGTATTCTAATAGGATTAGTCTCTAGCCTTCTTAGGCAGTCCTGACATAGATTTTCTTTGTTTATATTTATAAATTTAACCAACTTATCTTTATAAGTTGGCATGCACTCGCCATCGCCTAAAGAGTTGATTTTAAGAGTTGTTTTAATCCCTAGATTATTTAAAATTTCATTTAGCATTAAGATCGCTGAGGCATCTTCATAAACGCTAGCTTCGCCAAAGCACTCTACGCCAAATTGGTGAAATTCCCTCAAACGCCCACGCTGAGGACGCTCATACCTAAACATACTACCATAATAAAAATACTTTCTAATCCCACCAACTCTATCAAATTTACTCTCTATAAAGGCTCTTACCACCCCAGCTGTGCCTTCAGGGCGAAGGCAGACATCATTACCACTTTTATCAATGAATTGATACATCTCCTTACCGACAATATCACTACTTTGTCCTACGCTTCTTTTAAATAGTGTTGTCTCTTCTAGCTTTGGGGTCTCGCAAAATTTATAGCCGTAGTTTTTGACTACACTTTCACAGGTTTGTATTATAAATTTATATAGCTTGCCATCATTTTCAAGCAGATCTTTCATACCACGAAGAGCAGTTATCATATAAATTTCCTTATTTTATCTTGTATAATCTCTGGTGCTAGTGATGCGTCTATCTCTAATACTTCAAATTTTAAATCGGTGAGTATTATACTCATAAATTCTTGAACTCTCATTAAATACTCAATCCCACGACTCTCAATCTCATCGCTACAATCTCTATTAAAGAGTCTTTGGTGGATTAATTCTTTATTTGCTTTTAAAAAGATAAATTTATCCCCAAAGTCCGAGCAAAGGGCAAATTTATTTAGCTCAATTAGGGTTTTAATATCTAGATTATCATCATTTGCCATAGCGTATGCAAGACCTGAGATAAAGCTTCTATCACTTAAGATTAAATTTTTATAATTTGGTTTTATAATCTTCTCATAGTGTTCAGCACGATCTGCTAAAAATAGTAGTATTTCAGCTCTTTGAGATATTTTACTTGCATTGCTCATAAGATACGATCTAATCATCGCTCCAAGCTCTGTCCCACCTGGCTCTTTAGTGATTATGGCATTTGGATAGATCTCTTTTAGCATATTAATCTGCGTTGTTTTACCCGCTCCATCGACCCCTTCAAAACTAACTAACATACTCATCC encodes:
- the fliE gene encoding flagellar hook-basal body complex protein FliE, translated to MNINNISNLNQIEQKNSKNTNLTDQSFSDILNKTLGELNDVQQKADKAVADLATGEVKDLHQAAIAIGKAETSMKLMLEVRNKAISAYKEIARTQL
- the flgC gene encoding flagellar basal body rod protein FlgC, whose translation is MAYLSDFDISGYGLSAQRFRMSVISSNIANAHTTRTAEGGPYRRKEVVFKEIEFDKELNNQINAKNDFLENENPLDDIDAPRFPKPAISTVIVDKIVRDDKDFKIKFDPTHPDANDKGYVMLPNINPVIEMADLIEATRAYQANVSAFQSAKAIATSAIDMMKG
- the flgB gene encoding flagellar basal body rod protein FlgB, whose product is MYAGFSTSKSKQLVDSALSSRVTRNQLIASNIANIDTPFYKAKDIDFETALIEKRKEIYKLGANEPKLELARTNDKHFEAIDFPSSKIPTIYLRDGHMARNDANTVDLDIETSEMSKNVLMIQALDSASKKHGDIFKSVIDASSKI
- the aat gene encoding leucyl/phenylalanyl-tRNA--protein transferase, encoding MKSIFPDPSKAPKDTPLAYGGDLSSEILIDAYTHGIFPWPCDGAIFWHSPDPRAIFYPQNVKIQKSLRAFLRDYRVKFDYNFANFINFCKIQRELKEPTWIDQNVVDSYIKMHDLGYAHSVEIYYKDELIGGLYGLIFGKVFCGESMISKGKNASKVALVTLAKALSKYDFIIDAQVMNPHLEFLGAKNISRDEFLAILNIKSNQPSGFEKFSDLEPNLE
- a CDS encoding AAA family ATPase; this encodes MIEQNLAMSIKQANDLAISQSHEYISSEHILYTLTFDKEFIKLLENIGISDVVALRNDLINMLKDTPKSNEKKPPILTHKLSELFSNITEEERFGVEEFLDEILADKNSQIYQLFEFHGLNLEDNDLLSVATNLNELVKNNQIDPVINRDKEIDKALQILCRHKKNNPIFVGEAGVGKTAIVQGIAQRIVDGNVPAKLKDSVIFSLDIFAILAGAKYRGEFEERLKEIINRLKENKNHIIFIDEIHTILNTGSNDNGQDAANILKPHLANGDIRCIGATTYSEFRNFNKDRALLRRFNKIDVAEPSKEETLEILKGLRPTYEKFHSVKYSDEILTQSIEMAKRYLSDKFLPDSAIDIIDEAGAATNIEHKKSVTKAKINEIVSKMANLSNIQTNSDNTQILKNLTTTLSQKIFGQDLAIKSLNDALITSYAGLNEPNRPIGVFLFTGSSGVGKTELAKELANALNIHFERFDMSEYMEKHAVAKLIGAPPGYIGFENGGMLTNMVKKHPYSVILFDEIEKAHPELLNIFLQIFDNATLSDASGNKSDFKNTIIIMSSNLGTKEAPIMGFNKSDSDKTDRAVKGFFTAEFRNRIDKIINFNSLSHEVLEKIVQKEIKELEISAKKVKISLSKKAINELINLGYSSEFGARNLKRTIKDNINLKLSKELLFGDLKNGGDVSIDFDNGEFKFSKNSL
- a CDS encoding ATP-dependent Clp protease adaptor ClpS: MQTKRTLNTKTKLKEFKPTLFKVILLNDDVTTMDFVVMVLCEIFNKELSQAVNLMMQIHKNGSAVCGIYTKEIAQTKQNQTLSLAKANGFPLKCVIKED
- a CDS encoding thioredoxin is translated as MKNIKFITLFLTAFLLLNGCSKDESNTQTSQSEQYKTADEIELTSIIGTKATLIRTENGFKLKDSDKILMLDIFGTYCAPCQKEAPHLMDFQLKNADKFMLIGLIHFEDVSDEYVLENFSKKYNAYYFIANSKENSKIVDQILNDINYNRALSIPFKVVLKDGIYQSLSDNIDGTVVGNKFYLGEVSTNTISQDIDKILNAN
- the smpB gene encoding SsrA-binding protein SmpB encodes the protein MGKDLAKNKKAFHDYTIIESFEAGIVLQGSEVKALRAGRANLKDSFVRIIRGELFLLNAHISHLQTAHSHFRPDERAPRKLLMHRKQIDKLLGKVSTDGLTIVVLSLYLNNKNIVKANIALAKGKNLHDKREALKEKQANLEARAALKRYI
- a CDS encoding pyridoxal phosphate-dependent aminotransferase, with translation MLLSQRISVLSESITIAISSKAKEMKAAGLDVISFSAGEPDFDTPEVIKNAVKSALDKGCGKYTPVPGTPEVLEAIATKLKRDNNLDYKPSQIITNVGAKHSLFNLFSCIINHGDEVIIPSPYWVSYPEIVKYCGGVPVIIETSEDNKFKLTANQIKSAITSKTRAIVINSPSNPCGGVYSKAELEEISEVLKGSQILVISDEIYEKLTYNGEFIASASISDDMFKRTITINGLSKCGAMPGWRFGYMASSIDELNKALRKLQSQSTSNISSIVQAGAIPALLGKADNDIKYMKSKFIERRDYAVSAINSIENLSVVCPDGAFYLFINCKNVEPNSMKFCQELLEKALVATVPGVGFGMDGYFRLSFACDIDSLKIGIERIAEFVKNYKK
- the cysE gene encoding serine O-acetyltransferase; amino-acid sequence: MGILKTIIEDLSQPKSQDPAYRSCVDLIFNYPGVWAVINHRFIHALWVKKWHKLARILAGISNFLTRVDLHPAAVVGRRVFIDHATGVVIGETAVIGDDCLIYQGVTLGGVSLDKGKRHPTLEDGVVVGAGAKILGNITIGKGSKIGANSVVVKDVPPNSTAVGIPAKCVSGNTRPLEHNKLPDITKELLIYLIKRVENLESCGDSKIVLDKKYQEYIKSIKE
- the speA gene encoding biosynthetic arginine decarboxylase, with the protein product MTNDYGLSLWGDSNFIIDSGKVCLNSDLKPALIDIVKEIRNDGYRGPLLLRFPHLIKKQIVQVYSSFERAKKEFGYSGSFNAVYPLKVNQYPGFVENLVKIGQSYGYGLEAGSKAELLLAMAYNNYGAPITVNGFKDNELIDIGFIAAEMGHNITLTIEGLNELKSIISTAKERFKPKPNIGLRIRLHSSGTGVWAKSGGINSKFGLTSTELIEAVNLLKENNLIEQFTMIHFHIGSQIDEIHPLKKALIEAGNIYAELRKMGAKSLKAINLGGGLAIEYSQFKENPSRNYTLKEYANDVVFLLKTIANQKNEIEPDIFIESGRYIAASHAVLVAPVLELFSQEYTEEKLILKKNNPPLISELYDLYRSIKPSNAIEYLHDAIDHMESVLTLFDLGYVDLQDRSNSEILVHLIMKKAISLLGNKQNYAELLKIQEEVQERYLVNFSMFQSLPDFWGLGQNFPIMPLDRLDERPTLSASIWDITCDSDGEISFDATKNPLFLHDVDLEKEDYFLGFFLVGAYQEVLGMKHNLFTHPTEATIILNENGNYEIKNILESQSVIDILEDLDYDIHSIRDTLNERIENSTLVDEKQKKHILGELYLFLNDNGYLKTIG
- the hisS gene encoding histidine--tRNA ligase — protein: MITALRGMKDLLENDGKLYKFIIQTCESVVKNYGYKFCETPKLEETTLFKRSVGQSSDIVGKEMYQFIDKSGNDVCLRPEGTAGVVRAFIESKFDRVGGIRKYFYYGSMFRYERPQRGRLREFHQFGVECFGEASVYEDASAILMLNEILNNLGIKTTLKINSLGDGECMPTYKDKLVKFININKENLCQDCLRRLETNPIRILDCKNDSCQNILKNAPLITDNLNQICQDEFNKLQEILRANGVEFEIDPKLVRGLDYYCKSAFEFVSAEIGSQSAVAGGGRYDKLCEYLGGKPTAAVGWAMGIERIMEILKQKEPQNSRQGIYICALNPNLIDEIYKIAQKLRKHHITEISYEAKSPNKHLNIADKRGFEIFLCLGDDEFSQNQIWYKNLNDKSEKRISIDDLGSKI